AGCAGGTTTTGCAGGCGCTGCGCGATGGCATTGAAGATTACGTGGAAAAAGGAAGCTCTGGTCGGACGGCGCCCAAAGGAGTTAATGAACAAGAATGGGAGCAACTACAGTCGGTGCTGCCTTTGAAGAAGCTGCTGGAGGAGAACCCGCTTATCAACAGCCGCCTGGAAGGCATTTCTTACGTGAACCGGCAGGACTCCCTAGCGGTGGTAGGGCTGGACCTACGCATGCCCTCGCAGCCTGAGCCCGTTATTGTGGAAGTGCAGATGGTGGACAAGGGCACCTATTGGCAGGTGGTAGGCCTGCCCAACGCAGGCCCTGTCATGAAACAGCTGGGGCTGTTGGAAACCATGAAGCAGTTGCAGAATCTGCCCCAGTTAAAGCTGAAGATGTAAAATAGGGCTGCTGATTGCAGTGGGTTTGTTTGATTAGCTGTTTTCTGCCTATTTTCGCCAAAAAAGATGCAAAACGCAGACAGACAATAGTTTGGCTGCCCATTCCCCAGCTTCGCGGCCATGATTCATACGCTCCTCATTGACTGCCCAGACCGCAAAGGGCTTATTTTCACCATTACCCAGATCGTTTTCAGGAACAACCTCAACATCACCAGCAATGATGAGTTTGTGGATCGTGCGCGCAACCACTTCTTCATGCGCGCCGAACTCTCGGGGGAGCTGCAGCCTTCCCATCTGGGAGAGGAACTGCGGGTCGAGCTTCCGCCGGAGGCGAACATACGGCTGGTGCCGGAACGCAAAAAGAACATTGTACTCCTGGTCACCAAAGAGCACCACTGCCTGGGGGATCTGCTGCTGCGGCATTAGTACGGCGACCTGAACGCCACCATTCTGGCGGTAATTGGCAACTACCTGGAGCTGGAGTCTTTGGTAAGCCGCTTCGGGATTCCGTTTCACTACATCTCGCATGAAGGAAAGACCCGCGAGGCGCATGACCAGGAAATGAGCGAGGTAATTGACGCTTACCACCCCGAGTACTTGGTGTTGGCCAAATACATGCGCGTGCTCAGCTCGGCATTTGTGGCCCGGTTTCCTAACCGCATCATCAACATCCACCACTCATTCCTGCCCGCCTTTATTGGTGCCAACCCGTACCGGCAGGCTTTTGAGCGCGGTGTGAAAATCATTGGTGCCACCGCCCACTTCGTGAACACAGACCTGGACGAGGGCCCAATCATTGCCCAGAACGTGATTCAGGTAAACCATGCCCAAGGTGCCCGCGACATGGCCCAGGCCGGACGTGATGTGGAGAAGATTGTGCTGGCCCAGGCCCTGAAACTGGTCTTCGCGGAGAAGGTGTTCGTAAGCAATAACAAGACTATTATCTTTTAACTAGCCTTCATTGTAACAACCAACAAAAAACTATCAATACATCCTTGGCAAATCAATCCCTCTGATCTTCCTAAAGAGACTAATGGCGCTGCTATCCGTGAGGCCCGAGATGAAGTCTGTGATGTTCAGGATCTTCTCATAGTTACTGGAGGAAAGCTGGCGTTGCGGGCCCAGGAACTGGTCAGGCACCAGGTCCAGGTACTTGCGGTGGCGGCCGGCGGTGGGGTCAAAGACGGCTTGCAGGAACGCATCTAAAAGTCCACCCAAAACCTCAAAGCCCGCGGCCTCAATCTCCAGAACGGGCCGGTGGCGGTAAATTCGGTCAATAGACACTTTCTTGATCTCATCCAGAGCCGGTTTCTGTGCCACGAGGTTGATGAGCGACTGGTCAAAGGTACCGTTCAGAATGGCCTCTTCATGCTCCAGGAAAATGCCGGCGCACTCATAAATGAGATTGCTGATAATGCGGGCGCGCCAGAGACCCAGCTGCTCGCGCTCGTCATGGAAGGTGATGCTGGAAGGCTTGCCCGCGGTCTCTTTCAGGAGAGGTTGCAAAAG
This Rufibacter radiotolerans DNA region includes the following protein-coding sequences:
- a CDS encoding DUF2939 domain-containing protein, whose protein sequence is MKRIIVLVSVLVVIGAVGFWLYKRYAQGPEYSLYQIKQAVDNRDMAALEKYVDVDRTTASFLDQAVQAGMAELPQKQQAMAAIVLGMAMASKKEQVLQALRDGIEDYVEKGSSGRTAPKGVNEQEWEQLQSVLPLKKLLEENPLINSRLEGISYVNRQDSLAVVGLDLRMPSQPEPVIVEVQMVDKGTYWQVVGLPNAGPVMKQLGLLETMKQLQNLPQLKLKM
- a CDS encoding ACT domain-containing protein — its product is MIHTLLIDCPDRKGLIFTITQIVFRNNLNITSNDEFVDRARNHFFMRAELSGELQPSHLGEELRVELPPEANIRLVPERKKNIVLLVTKEHHCLGDLLLRH
- a CDS encoding formyltetrahydrofolate deformylase codes for the protein MNATILAVIGNYLELESLVSRFGIPFHYISHEGKTREAHDQEMSEVIDAYHPEYLVLAKYMRVLSSAFVARFPNRIINIHHSFLPAFIGANPYRQAFERGVKIIGATAHFVNTDLDEGPIIAQNVIQVNHAQGARDMAQAGRDVEKIVLAQALKLVFAEKVFVSNNKTIIF